The sequence CCGTGTACATAATAATTCTATGAAAAGCTGTGATTTTCGAATGACATATTATGATGGCCTTGGAGATCTTAATGCTCAGGTAAGAATTTAACTCAATAACTGGTTTTAGAAAATGAATATagacagtagttgtcgtttgtttatgtattaatttatacgtgtttctcgtttctcgtttttttatatagattataccgttgggtttcccgtttgaatggttttacactagtaattttggtgccttttatatctttttgttcGGTGTAACAAAGGCTcggtgttgaaggccgtacattgacctataatggtttacttttataaattgttatttggatgacgagttgtctcattggcactcacaccacatcttcctatatctatagaatTAAAATCTGATAAGTTTTCCAATTTAATCTCAAAATATCATTATGTATTTATGGGACTAAATATCATTATATGTTTTTGTCCACATTTGACTTGGTGTATAAGGATAATATTGCACTTTTCCATCGCGATACAGTTTGGCTATTCATGTGtttgttcaaatattatattaattatattaatggTTCCAAACTTTGGTCACTAAAATCGAAGTAGTAAAGTTTTATGATGGCATGTGAAATAAAACGACCATTTATAATCCGGGGAAGGATGGGTATGGGCTGGGTAGTCATactattttgattaattatatatatataattcatatacttgttttttttttataaagttcgACACTGATGCGGTTTGATATAATTTCACCAAAAACCAAAGATGTGAACAATTAGAGGTCTACGTGTGACCTTTTACAATGACCAAAACCTATATCGTATACTAGTTATAAAGATGGCATTGTGAtctcctatttatttatattgtagtcctgtaatgttgtgttgtcattttaatgttatatttcacatggccataaaagagggatgtttggcatgccacaaaactaggttcaacctatcattttttcctttacaaatgtcctgtaccaagtcaacgATTTTTAACttcggtaaactactgttgcttttggcagtcaggaatatgaccattgttatattatagtttgtttctgtgtgtgttacattttaacgttgtgtttccgttgtgtcgtttgttttctcttatttttgagtgtgatTTCACATTACcttaagacgtgtcacggtacttatctatcccaaattcatgtatttgattttgatgtatTTGTTATTCCCATAGGATTTTTTCTAATGCTTTtgttagtccgtttctgtgtgtgttacattttaatgttgtgtcgttgttctcctcttgcatctaatgcgtttccctcagttttagtttgttatcccgattttgttttttgtccatggatttataagttttataagatttataagtatactactgttgcctttatatattaATCAATCCAAAAGGAAGAAAGCAAGCAAATGGCCTGATGTATATTACAATAACAAACAGAAACAATAATTGCACACAGCAACCAACAAGATCGACTGgcttacaggctcctgatttgcaACAAACACATGTTTGTGAGCGTTCAAGTATTTTCTTAAGTGACGGACATCTACATTGTACTCAACTCTTTGATACTATTGAAAACCTATGGATCATTCAGATCAAATTCGGTTCGATTTATGTAAAAGTTTTCAATAATAACTTCGTATCTTCTCCCTTTTTTGACTGTGATTAAATATATAAGGAATAAGTTAGCCCAGCACTCAAAGTAGTTTCATTTATCTATAAACATAGTTGACAATGTTGGAGGAGAGAAAAGGTATGtacttatgtaaatattttacaatgaacCCATTACAAAAGTatgacaatatcaataaaagGACCAATGTCTTACAGGCGGAATGGGTGAAGAATATGATAAACATCagttaagaatttaattttaaaattcttgtTTGTTTCAGAGTTTTGACTGTCATTCATTTCCACCTATATTATGGTGTtctagaaaaaatgaaattaaaatagagtttactgaattgaaaaaatataaaggatCTGGATATGATATTACCCTTGAGGTGACCTCCTATTGTTCCCATGATGAGGATTCCACTAAAGGTAGGTGTatacatgtttgtttgtttttgttgtgattaagataataacacaatattgattGATGTTACcctgtttttgatatttttacctattatgtctgtttgtatggttcacacatcgttgttaatataatggaattgtatgcgactgtcatacaagtgagaggtttggctagccaagTTTAATCTATCATTTTCTACATGAAACTACCtataacaagtcaggaatatgacagttgttgtccattcgtttgatttgtattggcttttgattttttttattagattatggacttccgttttgaattttcatcggagtctgtttatatttatgattttactcCTTAGAAAACCGAAGgaatcaaatttaagaattaccAATAATATTGGCAGATTTCTCTTGTATATAAACCCTCGAAGAAAACAACtgaaacattttaattaaacgGAGTGTATGCTACTTATATTACAAGTGAACTTCAATCAGAACACTTTCGTCtaaaatgttaacattatattatattaaatactTCGTGAAACTGTTGGTGAAATCGTTTATAGTTTGATTGACCCTTTGGTGTGCTCGATTATTACACCACCAAAGAAGCAATCATAAAACAAACCATTCCATCGTAAAGTAAAGTAATTGTGTTTATATAGTAGATTCAGACaggtataaatataatttactcAATTATAAATGTTATTACATTCTGTTAGATtaagataaaatatgttttgcagATGAATaagattgaaaatattttatttctttttcatcacCATGAAAACAATacttatttacaaattataaactaCACGATacattctatataaataaactacaTGAAAGCAAGTTCTCTAAAATACATACTTGTTTGACTTAATTCCATGTATGATAACCGAAACACAGCATCAGATGTTTTAATGATAacaatgattaaaacaaaaatcagtatctgtttttatatttatatttatattattttttgtatttttataggcACCGATTCCGGTATAAAGCGAAAGGGTGATTCGTATAACGAAGAAAAAAGGAAGGAAGAGAAACGAACAAGAGATACAGTTATTATTGCCGGTTCCTTAGTAAGCACGGTTTCGTTTATACTTGTTATTTGCTGGGTAACATACTGTTGCTGGAAACGGCAGCACCCATCAGATTCCGCATCATCAAATAGACCACATACTGCAGGCAGTGCTACATCTTCATCAACACCCAAGTCAGAAGGTAATGAACTATTAATTGAATACTTGTATGGGTGTGTCTTCTCAATTTAAAAGGATTATCATTTCTGTTACTAAGAACCTTGGTAACCTATCATGTGCTcctaaaatattaacaaattataagtcttttgaaatataaatgttaattcaAGTATGTAATAATTGGAAGCAAACTGGCGTCCTGTTTAAATTGGCAAGGTACAAGAAGTATAGATCAATAGCCATTCAATTATTTAGTAAAAGCCTGATTGTCGCCAGCACGAAATTAGAAAATCataattgcttttaaaaatatacatgtcaTATATCTAATGTTTCCCTGGCTTAACTTAATCTGGAATTTAAAAGCAAGTAAAACTTTTTTGTCAATTAGCACACATGAATTTCTATTACTTTGCATCTAACTTTCGATTTAATATACAAGTTTGATACTCCTGAGGCAGAGAGTCTTCGAATCTAAAGCATGGCTGATACTTTTTGCTTCGACAAAGATTGTTAGATATAACTTCAAGCCTAACTAATGGGTTCACGTATTCATATTCGATAGAGTAAACCTACATCCCTATTAATTGAATTAAAACTAGTAAAAACAATCTGATTTAAAtgtgatttgaaaattttgaactaGAAAATGGCGGTGAAATCAGATAGAATTTCAATAAGTGTAGATATCtcagcctgtaattcagtggttgtcgtttgtttatgtgtttcatgtttatttttcgttcattttttttatataaataaggccgttagttttctcgtttgatttttttttttgcattgtcttttcggggcatttatagctgactatgcggtatgggctttgttcattgttgaaggccgtatggtgacctataattgttaatttctgtgtcattttcatgatgaatgtaaataaatcattcatCATAGTTTCATTTCGAGTACATATTTGATAatgaaatttcaatatatatatattaatgaaacactcccaatcaatgcatttttatacgaccgcaaattctTTTaggcatcttcgctagccaagggttacgatccactcttgctctcttcacccttggcagattgagccaacatttgtgatatcaatgttgcgccatctatcggaagTTTAAAGTCACGCCCATTCCGAATAAAttattcttgaccaatggtagcacttgaactcttcaatttggagataaaaacacggtagcgtctagattctaaccacttggtaaagccggaaacgaaaatatatgtcaatattCATGCATTAgtgcatgaaacatacacagaaacttctataagttgattaaaaacattcaagttgtcactaaatatagtcCTATGTTTAGTGATGTAAAGACTTGTTGCACAATAAacacgtggcaattgtttacaaacactttcaacatttacacgtgatcatgttataggcgctttttgattggatgcagcgagtatctactgcaaccaataaaaagccttaccttgtgtctccgaaatattatctcaatccgccaagggtgaagagagcgggagtggatcgtaacccttggctagcgaagatgtctTTTAGGTTGCTTTGAAGTCATATGCGTCGTGTGCGTCGTCGTAGTCCTCGTTCAAAGACAGATTAGGATTCCGgtcaataactttagtttaaagtgaatggatctctatgaaaattcacaagaaggttcaatacaactaaaggaaggttgggattgattttaacCAATGTGGGTTTATATGGTACCCAAAggttaggaattaggggccaaaaacaagcgATTTTGTAGTTTCCGGACAATACCTTGTGTGTTAGTGTATGAATCTcactgaaattgtaccacaaacacaaacaaTGTATAGTCgtaaataataattatcaagAAACAATTGTAAGAAAGCCTTTGTTATATATGTTAACAGGATCCGGCCAAAGACCATGTCAGTATTCAGCATGTGCTACAACAGGGACGACAACTCAACAGTATTACCAGCCACAAGGAAGAccatttttacaacaaaaaccAACACATCCATATGTCAATGCTTATAATTACCCACGCTCTAATGCAGATAGGTTAGTGGTATATACTATAAACCAATGGGGttcaaattcacaaaaaaagattCCTAGTTTTATAATACTACACAGCATAATTGGATTTAAATTGCACATCACGAGTTAAGTAAGAAACATGCAAAAGTTATCTCTAAATTGGtaacttaaaacaaatttacGAATAGTCATTTTCAAATCGTGTCTAATGGCTTGCTGTTATTTAAAATCTGTATTTAAAACTAGACGTTTTAAAAATCCAttgcaattgttttaaataGCTACTTTTCTGCGTGACCGATTTCAATTTAATATATAGAGTtccaattaat is a genomic window of Mytilus trossulus isolate FHL-02 chromosome 1, PNRI_Mtr1.1.1.hap1, whole genome shotgun sequence containing:
- the LOC134711115 gene encoding uncharacterized protein LOC134711115 encodes the protein MVDQSDLSGSNYTSFINIVWITIVFVLNACTCADYTRILNANDVNICKQPLYYDMDTLYIIRAQNKIYSRNCELRFLDWNDAIVGQPCVSLCVRVHNNSMKSCDFRMTYYDGLGDLNAQSFDCHSFPPILWCSRKNEIKIEFTELKKYKGSGYDITLEVTSYCSHDEDSTKGTDSGIKRKGDSYNEEKRKEEKRTRDTVIIAGSLVSTVSFILVICWVTYCCWKRQHPSDSASSNRPHTAGSATSSSTPKSEGSGQRPCQYSACATTGTTTQQYYQPQGRPFLQQKPTHPYVNAYNYPRSNADRYVQFPDSGVDMKESFVQYKSQPPTRDVHFQDEHFLSMDHMEGGHSYDADDDSPDKDITPPVPPRPNLTQHQGRQYFI